In Helianthus annuus cultivar XRQ/B chromosome 3, HanXRQr2.0-SUNRISE, whole genome shotgun sequence, a single window of DNA contains:
- the LOC110931577 gene encoding uncharacterized protein LOC110931577, which yields MGQVIADFLAEIPEGEAIADPVVQDIPESSTARQTWKLYTDGSSSGKGSGAGLMLISPDEIRLMYALRFDFECSNNEAECEALLAGLRMAKSMGATRVDAYVDSLLVNNQVNETYEAKDESMAKYLAKTKELMDSFDNVTLNHVHRGKNQIAEALSKLATSGMEKEVKVETLQTPSIEPRNVSAVTAEDPCWYTPVLRFLETGELPPAKGEAQKIQTKALQYEINNGVLYRKSYLGPLLRCVSPTEAKYLISEIHAGLCGIHAGPRAVVAKIHSAGYYWPGMHEDAVTELRKCRSFQKFAPQTIRPKNSLVPVTAAWPFQKWAVDIVGPFPPAPGKLKYLIVAVDYFTKWVEAKPLAKITADNAKKFLWEHIVCRFGLPLYLVSDNGTQFTDRIFQEWCTHLHIQQIFTSVAHPQGNGHVTTRTVQVSVVYLNSSKIFIIFLCCALFDLGVLNAVC from the coding sequence ATGGGGCAAGTAATTGCCGATTTTCTAGCCGAAATACCTGAAGGAGAAGCTATCGCGGACCCAGTCGTCCAGGACATCCCGGAATCCAGCACCGCCCGGCAAACCTGGAAACTATACACAGATGGGTCATCTAGTGGAAAGGGATCTGGAGCCGGTTTAATGCTGATAAGCCCAGATGAGATCAGGCTGATGTACGCCTTACGCTTCGATTTCGAGTGTTCTAACAACGAAGCGGAGTGTGAGGCACTGTTAGCAGGTCTAAGAATGGCAAAATCTATGGGGGCGACAAGGGTAGACGCGTATGTTGATTcgctgctggtcaacaatcaggTAAACGAAACGTAcgaagccaaagatgaatcaatgGCAAAATACTTGGCGAAAACAAAGGAGCTCATGGATTCTTTTGACAACGTCACGCTCAATCACGTGCACAGAGGCAAGAATCAGATAGCAGAAGCTCTCAGCAAACTCGCCACCTCAGGTATGGAAAAGGAAGTCAAAGTCGAAACGCTGCAGACACCATCAATCGAACCACGGAATGTTTCCGCTGTTACAGCGGAAGATCCTTGCTGGTACACTCCGGTTCTACGTTTCCTGGAAACGGGGGAGCTACCTCCCGCCAAGGGCGAAGCACAGAAGATACAAACGAAAGCGCTGCAATATGAGATCAATAATGGTGTCTTATACAGAAAGTCTTACCTGGGCCCACTGCTGCGATGTGTCTCCCCAACAGAGGCAAAATATCTCATCAGCGAAATCCATGCGGGCCTATGCGGCATACACGCTGGACCCCGGGCGGTGGTAGCCAAAATTCATAGCGCGGGATATTATTGGCCTGGGATGCACGAAGACGCTGTAACAGAACTTCGAAAATGCCGCAGCTTCCAGAAATTCGCTCCTCAAACAATAAGGCCCAAGAACAGCCTAGTACCGGTGACTGCAGCATGGCCTTTCCAGAAATGGGCCGTTGATATCGTGGGACCCTTCCCGCCGGCCCCTGGAAAGCTAAAGTACCTAATCGTGGCAGTtgactacttcaccaagtgggtggaagctAAGCCTTTAGCCAAAATAACGGCGGACAATGCCAAAAAATTCCTCTGGGAACACATAGTATGCAGGTTTGGATTACCACTGTACCTGGTAAGCGATAACGGAACACAGTTTACAGACAGAATTTTCCAAGAATGGTGCACTCATCTCCACATCCAACAAATCTTCACGTCAGTAGCACACCCCCAAGGGAATGGccatgtgacaacccgaactgtACAGGTTAGTGTCGTTTATCTTAACAGTTCTAAGATCTTTATTATTTTCCTTTGTTGTGCATTATTCGACTTAGGCGTGTTAAACGCTGTGTGTTAA